One Gloeobacter morelensis MG652769 DNA window includes the following coding sequences:
- a CDS encoding PAS domain-containing protein, translating to MDDWHARFLLECIPQMAWTTTPDGRLECANQLCLEYTGFALEQICGWGWRSVVHPEDLLRCTVPWCEALRTGQAYELEYRLRCGGDGTYRWHLARGRPVYDGDSQVIRWFGTCTDIHRYKTAEQQWLDLGRGGFSIS from the coding sequence ATGGACGATTGGCACGCGCGCTTTTTGCTCGAGTGCATTCCGCAGATGGCCTGGACCACGACGCCGGACGGCCGTCTGGAGTGTGCCAACCAGCTGTGTCTGGAGTACACCGGCTTTGCCCTGGAGCAGATCTGCGGGTGGGGCTGGCGCTCGGTGGTCCACCCGGAGGATCTGTTGCGCTGCACCGTGCCCTGGTGCGAGGCGCTGCGCACCGGGCAGGCTTACGAGTTGGAATACCGCCTGCGGTGCGGCGGGGACGGCACCTACCGCTGGCATCTGGCCCGGGGGCGACCGGTCTACGACGGCGACAGCCAGGTGATCCGCTGGTTCGGCACCTGCACCGATATCCATCGGTACAAAACAGCCGAGCAACAGTGGCTCGACCTGGGCCGCGGCGGATTTTCGATCAGCTGA
- a CDS encoding UDP-glucose dehydrogenase family protein, which yields MKVGVIGTGYVGLVTGACLATIGHTVVCMDNNEAKIQRLRQGVMPIYEPGLEELVAAAVAAGHLVFTTEMAETVRPSDVVFITVGTPSRPDGSPDLSAVRAVARAIGSHLDGRFRVIVNKSTVPVGSGNWVRMLVEDGANLAAATARSSHHTGNGVAVLAPAEEPNFSVASNPEFLREGSAVWDTFNPDRIVIGAEDARAVEVMRQLYAHWVSPAEANTQAVPMVVTDLASAEMIKYAANAFLATKISFINEIANICERVGADVTRIAEAIGLDKRIGRSFLNAGAGWGGSCFPKDVSALVSTAAEYGHECQLLKATLSVNDHQRQVVIEKLQRELRILKGRTVALWGLAFKPHTDDIRCAPALAVAEHLLNLGCRVVAHDPVVTAHQVQGQLPDLQVAAGALAAVQGADALLVMTEWPEYAQVNLGVVAAALRQPIVIDARNCLDAQAVQGAGLRYVGIGR from the coding sequence ATGAAAGTAGGGGTTATCGGCACCGGTTACGTCGGCCTGGTCACAGGCGCCTGCCTGGCCACCATCGGCCACACCGTCGTCTGCATGGACAACAACGAAGCGAAAATCCAGCGGTTGCGCCAGGGCGTCATGCCGATTTACGAACCTGGGCTCGAAGAATTGGTCGCCGCCGCCGTCGCCGCCGGTCACCTCGTCTTCACCACCGAGATGGCCGAGACCGTCCGCCCGAGCGACGTCGTCTTCATCACCGTCGGTACTCCCTCGCGGCCCGATGGCTCGCCGGATCTTTCGGCCGTGCGCGCTGTAGCGCGCGCGATTGGCTCCCACCTGGACGGACGCTTTCGGGTGATTGTGAACAAGTCGACCGTACCGGTGGGTTCGGGCAACTGGGTGCGCATGCTCGTCGAAGACGGCGCGAACCTCGCCGCTGCCACCGCCAGAAGCAGCCACCACACGGGTAACGGGGTGGCGGTGCTCGCCCCCGCGGAGGAGCCGAACTTTAGTGTGGCGAGCAATCCCGAATTTTTGCGCGAGGGCAGCGCCGTCTGGGATACCTTCAATCCCGACCGCATCGTCATCGGTGCGGAGGACGCCCGGGCGGTCGAGGTGATGCGCCAACTGTACGCCCACTGGGTAAGTCCTGCCGAGGCAAACACCCAGGCGGTGCCGATGGTGGTGACGGACTTGGCCTCAGCAGAGATGATCAAGTACGCCGCCAACGCCTTTCTGGCCACCAAAATCAGCTTCATCAACGAAATCGCCAACATCTGCGAACGGGTCGGTGCCGATGTCACCCGCATTGCTGAAGCGATCGGTCTCGATAAGCGCATCGGCCGCTCATTTCTCAATGCCGGGGCGGGCTGGGGCGGCTCGTGCTTTCCCAAGGATGTCTCGGCTCTGGTCTCCACCGCCGCCGAGTACGGCCACGAGTGCCAGTTGCTCAAGGCGACCCTGTCGGTCAACGATCACCAGCGCCAAGTGGTGATCGAGAAATTGCAGCGGGAACTGCGCATCCTCAAAGGCCGCACCGTGGCGCTGTGGGGACTGGCTTTCAAGCCGCACACCGACGACATCCGCTGTGCTCCGGCTCTGGCGGTGGCGGAGCATTTGCTCAATCTCGGTTGCCGGGTGGTGGCCCACGACCCGGTGGTGACGGCTCATCAGGTGCAGGGGCAATTGCCGGACTTGCAGGTGGCGGCCGGTGCGCTGGCGGCGGTGCAGGGAGCCGATGCGCTGTTGGTGATGACCGAGTGGCCCGAGTATGCGCAGGTAAATCTGGGGGTGGTGGCTGCGGCTTTGCGCCAGCCCATCGTCATCGACGCGCGCAACTGCCTGGACGCGCAGGCGGTGCAGGGTGCCGGACTGCGCTACGTCGGCATCGGCCGCTAA
- a CDS encoding UDP-glucuronic acid decarboxylase family protein, producing the protein MRILVTGGAGFIGSHLCERLVGAGHEVLCLDNFYTGSRLNIAPLLAHPRFELIRHDVIEPILLEVERIYHLACPASPVHYQANPIKTIKTSVLGTLNMLGLAKRVRARLLLASTSEVYGDPLVHPQHEEYWGHVNPIGVRSCYDESKRLAETLTMDYHRQNGVDTRIIRIFNTYGPRMSEHDGRVVSNLIVQALQGDALSVYGNGEQTRSFCYVSDLVEGMVGLMESDYTSPVNLGNPGEYTINELADLVRQLINPGLPIVYRPLPSDDPRQRRPDISLARRLLGWQPQVELREGLLLTAEDFARRLGRGVRPSLIAVP; encoded by the coding sequence ATGCGCATTTTGGTGACCGGCGGCGCGGGCTTTATCGGCTCGCACCTGTGCGAACGGCTTGTTGGCGCAGGACACGAAGTCCTCTGCCTGGACAATTTTTACACCGGCTCGCGGCTCAACATCGCCCCCTTGCTTGCGCACCCGCGTTTTGAGCTGATTCGCCACGACGTCATCGAGCCGATTCTGCTGGAAGTCGAACGCATCTACCACCTGGCCTGCCCTGCCTCCCCGGTGCACTACCAGGCCAACCCGATCAAGACCATCAAGACCAGCGTGCTGGGCACCCTCAACATGCTGGGTCTGGCCAAGCGGGTCAGAGCGCGCCTGTTGCTCGCCTCGACTTCGGAAGTTTACGGCGACCCGCTGGTGCACCCGCAGCACGAAGAGTACTGGGGCCATGTCAACCCGATTGGCGTGCGCAGCTGCTACGACGAATCGAAGCGCCTCGCCGAGACCCTCACGATGGACTACCACCGCCAGAACGGAGTCGATACGCGGATTATCCGGATTTTTAACACCTACGGTCCGCGCATGAGCGAGCACGACGGGCGGGTGGTCAGCAACCTCATTGTCCAGGCACTGCAGGGAGACGCACTGAGCGTTTACGGCAACGGCGAGCAGACGCGCAGTTTCTGCTATGTGTCGGACCTGGTGGAGGGGATGGTCGGGCTGATGGAAAGCGACTATACCAGCCCGGTGAATCTTGGCAATCCGGGAGAGTATACGATCAATGAGCTGGCAGACTTGGTGCGGCAGCTGATCAATCCGGGCTTGCCTATCGTGTATCGGCCCCTACCATCCGACGATCCGCGCCAGCGCCGACCGGACATCTCCCTGGCACGACGTTTGCTGGGATGGCAGCCCCAGGTTGAACTGCGCGAAGGGCTCCTGCTGACGGCGGAGGACTTTGCCAGACGGCTGGGTCGGGGAGTGCGCCCGAGCTTGATTGCGGTGCCCTGA
- a CDS encoding GAF domain-containing protein: MSETNTFTSLQWARWREVALKDALGWLPRLLMGPALRRTLYRQLFRKMGDGVFIDTDVEILNAAAIEIGNKVCVRAGVRLDARSPGNRLVLKSRSFLERGVMIMAMRQTTIEVGEGTLVGPYSVLAGPGHLTIGNNCLIAAHAGIFANNHRFADPELTIREQGVSRQGIVIEDDCWLGHAVSVLDGVTIGRGSVIGAGAVVTQNIPPYSVAVGVPARVIRRRDGLSVTPQSRLVEQGMPDTLKQALRRAEQALEHLEKLRLEVSAVLLQVIFAELLHRLFEEIRTALDVDTVTLLLPRSSSQDLFVYNTIGLEEEIEQQVRIPLGQGVAGQIAADIQPLIVENLAQVEVASPVLRNRGVQSLLGVPLHLGKQQVGVFHVGSFQRRHFTGEDTCTVESVAERIGPLIRIAQYSS, from the coding sequence ATGAGTGAGACTAATACATTCACGTCGCTGCAGTGGGCGCGCTGGCGCGAGGTGGCCCTCAAAGACGCCTTGGGCTGGCTGCCCAGGCTGCTGATGGGACCTGCCCTGCGCCGGACGCTCTACCGACAGCTGTTTCGGAAGATGGGAGACGGTGTATTTATTGACACCGATGTCGAAATTCTCAATGCCGCCGCGATCGAAATCGGTAACAAAGTCTGTGTACGCGCCGGAGTAAGACTCGATGCCCGCAGCCCCGGCAACCGCCTGGTGCTCAAAAGCAGGTCTTTTCTAGAGCGCGGGGTGATGATCATGGCGATGCGACAGACCACTATCGAGGTAGGCGAAGGGACCCTGGTGGGTCCCTACTCTGTATTGGCCGGCCCCGGCCATCTTACGATCGGCAACAACTGCTTGATCGCTGCCCATGCCGGGATTTTTGCCAACAACCACCGCTTTGCGGATCCGGAGTTGACGATTCGCGAACAGGGTGTCAGCCGGCAGGGAATCGTCATCGAGGACGACTGCTGGCTCGGCCACGCCGTGAGCGTGCTCGACGGGGTCACCATCGGCCGGGGCAGTGTGATCGGTGCCGGAGCCGTTGTGACCCAGAACATTCCACCCTACTCGGTGGCCGTTGGCGTACCGGCTCGGGTGATCCGAAGGCGCGACGGCCTTTCGGTAACCCCGCAGAGTCGATTGGTGGAACAGGGCATGCCCGATACGCTCAAACAGGCGTTGAGGCGGGCCGAGCAGGCTCTTGAACACCTTGAGAAGTTGCGCCTTGAAGTCAGTGCTGTGCTGTTGCAGGTGATCTTTGCCGAGCTGCTGCACAGGCTGTTTGAGGAAATCCGCACCGCTCTGGACGTGGACACGGTCACCCTGCTGCTGCCTAGATCGAGCAGCCAGGATCTCTTTGTGTACAACACCATCGGTCTTGAAGAGGAAATCGAGCAGCAGGTGCGCATTCCCCTTGGGCAGGGGGTGGCCGGGCAGATTGCCGCAGACATCCAACCGCTCATCGTTGAGAACCTGGCCCAGGTGGAGGTGGCCAGCCCCGTTTTGCGCAACAGAGGCGTTCAGTCTCTGCTTGGGGTCCCGCTGCATCTGGGGAAGCAGCAGGTGGGTGTTTTTCATGTGGGCAGTTTTCAGCGGCGGCACTTCACAGGCGAAGACACCTGCACGGTCGAGTCGGTCGCCGAGCGGATCGGTCCACTGATCCGCATCGCGCAGTACTCCTCCTAA
- a CDS encoding double zinc ribbon domain-containing protein, protein MQTPAFEAWPQIGESLAHYVRRRRETLGLSQRELALKAAIHPQSVGKIERGQTTRLNLRTKKTLALALEIPAEHLEAAERGRPLPAGGILQFCPHCWEPGSEIDTLWLDPRAHYCYRCGTPLCDRCPNCQESVTSSKFRFCPYCGTGYKAPL, encoded by the coding sequence GTGCAAACCCCTGCTTTCGAGGCCTGGCCGCAGATTGGCGAAAGCCTGGCCCATTACGTCCGCCGCCGCCGCGAGACCCTCGGTCTCAGCCAGCGCGAACTGGCCCTCAAAGCGGCAATTCATCCCCAGAGCGTCGGCAAAATCGAGCGCGGCCAGACTACCCGCCTCAATCTGCGCACCAAGAAAACCCTGGCGCTGGCGCTGGAAATACCCGCTGAACACCTCGAAGCGGCGGAGCGCGGCCGACCGCTTCCGGCGGGCGGGATTTTGCAGTTTTGTCCGCACTGTTGGGAACCGGGCAGCGAGATCGACACCCTCTGGCTCGATCCGCGGGCGCACTACTGCTACAGGTGCGGCACCCCGCTGTGCGACCGCTGCCCCAACTGTCAGGAGAGTGTTACCTCATCGAAGTTTCGATTCTGTCCCTACTGCGGTACCGGCTACAAAGCGCCGCTGTAA
- a CDS encoding NfeD family protein — MSAVSTFWLVLGIALWVLEFFTPALVAGSLGTAALLMLLVGPWIPSLFLQLFVFALIASGLILLTRRLVPRASSDLEKPDYSAQATITRAIEPGGMGRVAFEGTTWNARCDPSDRPLPAGTPVIVLGRQGNVLDVMPLEALKEAPPGP; from the coding sequence ATGAGCGCCGTGTCAACTTTCTGGCTGGTTCTGGGCATCGCGCTGTGGGTGCTCGAATTTTTTACCCCTGCCCTGGTGGCGGGTTCCCTCGGCACGGCCGCCCTGCTGATGCTGCTGGTGGGACCGTGGATTCCCAGCCTGTTTTTGCAGCTGTTTGTCTTTGCCCTTATCGCTTCGGGGTTGATTCTGCTCACGCGGCGGCTTGTGCCCAGGGCGAGCAGCGATCTCGAAAAGCCCGACTACAGCGCCCAGGCGACGATCACCCGGGCCATCGAGCCTGGGGGTATGGGCCGCGTCGCCTTCGAGGGAACCACCTGGAACGCCCGCTGCGACCCGAGTGACCGGCCGCTTCCGGCCGGAACGCCGGTGATCGTGCTGGGAAGGCAGGGCAATGTGCTCGACGTGATGCCCCTCGAAGCGCTCAAGGAAGCCCCTCCGGGGCCTTGA
- a CDS encoding SPFH domain-containing protein, translated as MEIFLFAIGFVLLATIVAGVKIINQGDEALVERLGRFHARLTPGLHIIIPYIDRLAFKETIREQVLDIQPQTAITRDNVSLDADAVIYWRIVDVRKAYYSVANIRQAMSNLVLTALRSEIGKLELDETFASRAEINQALLDQLDTATDPWGIKVTRVEVRNIAPSRTVLDSMEQQMAAERRKRAVILNSEGERQSAINSAQGEASARIARAEAERQEQILQAQGTAEALRTLAETLSDPKAREALQFYLARNYLDVANAVGASPSSKVLFMDPASIPAALGALLSLTDRSGEGDGQKTNGAPAILPPLHLRERPKIEG; from the coding sequence GTGGAAATTTTTTTGTTTGCAATCGGATTTGTCCTCCTGGCCACGATCGTGGCTGGGGTCAAAATCATCAACCAGGGCGACGAAGCGCTCGTCGAACGTTTGGGCCGCTTTCACGCCAGACTCACCCCGGGTCTGCACATCATCATTCCCTATATCGACCGGCTCGCCTTCAAAGAGACCATCCGCGAGCAGGTGCTCGACATCCAGCCCCAGACGGCGATCACCCGCGACAACGTCTCCCTCGATGCCGACGCGGTCATCTACTGGCGGATCGTCGATGTGCGCAAAGCTTACTACTCGGTGGCCAATATCCGTCAGGCGATGAGCAATCTGGTGCTCACCGCCCTGCGCTCCGAGATCGGCAAACTCGAACTCGACGAGACGTTCGCCTCGCGCGCCGAAATTAACCAGGCCCTGCTCGATCAGCTCGACACCGCCACCGATCCCTGGGGGATCAAAGTCACCCGCGTCGAGGTGCGCAACATCGCCCCGTCGCGCACGGTGCTCGATTCGATGGAGCAGCAGATGGCGGCCGAACGCCGCAAGCGCGCGGTGATCCTCAACTCCGAGGGCGAGCGCCAGTCGGCCATCAACAGCGCCCAGGGCGAAGCCTCGGCGCGCATTGCCCGAGCTGAGGCCGAGCGCCAGGAGCAGATCCTCCAGGCCCAGGGCACCGCCGAGGCGCTGCGCACCCTGGCTGAGACCCTGAGCGATCCCAAAGCCCGCGAGGCGCTGCAGTTCTATCTGGCCCGCAACTACCTCGACGTCGCCAACGCCGTCGGCGCCTCCCCGAGCAGCAAGGTGCTCTTTATGGACCCGGCCTCGATCCCGGCTGCGCTGGGTGCTCTGTTGTCACTGACCGACAGAAGCGGCGAGGGCGACGGGCAAAAAACCAACGGCGCCCCGGCCATCCTGCCCCCGCTGCATTTGCGCGAACGACCCAAGATCGAAGGCTAG
- a CDS encoding gamma carbonic anhydrase family protein: MDLESIDIALGTPDLSLAAFVAPDAVVVGRVAVARGVSLWYGAVLRGDVERIEIGEDTNIQDGAVLHGDPGRPVIVGARVTVGHRAVIHAAVVEDECLIGIGAVVLDGVTVGTQSIVAAGAVVTRTVPPGSLVAGVPARVVRTLEEAEKAERRKHALNYRALAEHYRNHHT, from the coding sequence GTGGACCTGGAAAGCATCGACATCGCCCTGGGCACGCCGGATCTGAGCCTTGCCGCCTTTGTGGCCCCCGACGCGGTGGTGGTAGGACGGGTGGCGGTGGCCCGGGGGGTGAGCCTCTGGTACGGCGCGGTCCTGCGCGGCGATGTCGAGCGCATCGAGATTGGCGAGGATACCAATATCCAGGACGGTGCCGTCCTGCACGGCGATCCCGGCCGGCCGGTGATTGTCGGTGCGCGCGTCACCGTCGGCCACCGGGCGGTCATCCACGCCGCTGTCGTCGAGGACGAATGCCTGATTGGCATCGGCGCGGTGGTGCTCGATGGGGTCACCGTGGGCACCCAGTCGATTGTGGCGGCGGGGGCGGTGGTCACCCGGACGGTGCCGCCGGGATCGCTGGTGGCGGGAGTGCCCGCCCGCGTCGTGCGCACCCTGGAGGAAGCCGAAAAAGCCGAACGCCGAAAACACGCTCTCAACTACCGCGCGCTCGCGGAGCACTACAGAAACCACCATACATAA
- a CDS encoding glyoxal oxidase: MPKFKATRLLRRRQLLKLAVFTGVGSALYFVADRQRATFAQEDTQGLWQVLPFDSQILAIHAALLRTGKVLFVAGSSNDETNIPFEHGSVVLDINAPDGNPVFPADLLNSQGKQIDLFCCAHAALADGRILFGGGTKQYDPFYGINEAIAFDPQTQKWTKVNSMAIGRWYPTYTTLGDGRILAVSGFDGGGKYTLVPEIFSTATGNWSSLAKTAKTWPLYAHLYLLRDGRIFYAGGYYGSGVANQNTLPPTLWNITTNATATVGGLTSTTLRSQAASVLLPPAQDQKVLLIGGGPATGTGSATRDVNIVNLAVSNPVYTKVASLNFARMHHSAVLLPDRTVLVCGGSAADDDASKAALQAEIYDPVANTWKVAATATVLRLYHSVALLLPDGRVLTAGSNPEREVEELRLEVFSPPYLFRGPRPVIESAPQSWNYGSTVEIKTPQATDIRWISLIRPGAPTHAFDMDQRLVDVPFTLSTSGGGLTATIPSEPNLAPPGWYMLFITDNDRVPSVAAWVQLKPSTSPTTYGLQSSTSPSRTSPTPLQGKTVSGNLYVFLTPESGVTQVRFFLDNPSGSGTPTQVENAAPYDFKGGSATQANPFDTKTISDGQHTITASISLSAGGTQTVSSTFTVANSGPPPSTFSLQSSTSPSRTSPTPLQGKTVSGNLYVFLTPESGVTQVRFFLDNPSGSGTPTQVENAAPYDFKGGTTTAARPFDTKTVSNGSHTITASVTLSSGTIQTTSATFTVAN; encoded by the coding sequence ATGCCGAAGTTTAAAGCGACGCGCCTGCTACGCCGCCGTCAGTTGTTGAAACTGGCCGTATTTACAGGGGTCGGCAGTGCCCTGTACTTTGTCGCCGACCGCCAGCGCGCCACCTTTGCCCAAGAAGACACCCAGGGACTCTGGCAAGTCCTGCCGTTCGATTCGCAAATTTTGGCGATCCACGCCGCTCTGTTGCGCACGGGCAAGGTTCTGTTCGTCGCCGGTTCGAGCAACGACGAAACGAATATCCCGTTTGAACACGGCAGCGTCGTTCTGGATATCAATGCCCCGGACGGCAATCCCGTGTTCCCGGCGGACCTGCTCAATAGCCAGGGCAAGCAAATCGACCTGTTCTGCTGTGCCCACGCGGCCCTCGCCGACGGCCGCATCCTGTTTGGGGGAGGCACCAAGCAGTACGACCCGTTCTACGGCATCAACGAGGCGATTGCTTTTGATCCGCAGACCCAAAAATGGACCAAGGTCAATTCGATGGCGATCGGGCGCTGGTACCCGACCTATACGACCCTCGGCGACGGCCGGATTTTGGCCGTGTCGGGCTTCGACGGCGGCGGCAAGTACACCCTGGTACCGGAAATTTTCTCAACCGCCACGGGCAATTGGTCCTCTCTGGCCAAAACCGCCAAGACCTGGCCGCTGTATGCCCATCTGTACTTGTTGCGCGACGGCAGAATTTTCTATGCGGGCGGCTACTACGGCAGCGGTGTCGCAAACCAGAACACCCTGCCTCCGACGCTGTGGAATATTACAACCAACGCCACTGCGACCGTCGGCGGCCTCACCAGTACGACCCTGCGCAGCCAGGCGGCCAGCGTTCTGCTGCCCCCCGCCCAAGATCAAAAAGTTCTGCTCATCGGCGGCGGTCCGGCCACCGGGACAGGTTCAGCCACCCGCGACGTCAACATCGTGAATCTGGCCGTGAGCAATCCGGTCTATACAAAAGTCGCTTCACTCAACTTTGCCCGCATGCACCACAGCGCCGTGCTGCTGCCGGACCGGACGGTGCTGGTCTGCGGCGGGAGCGCCGCCGATGACGATGCCTCCAAAGCGGCCCTGCAGGCAGAAATTTATGACCCGGTCGCCAATACCTGGAAAGTGGCAGCCACTGCCACCGTTCTGCGCCTCTACCACTCCGTGGCGCTGCTGTTGCCGGACGGCAGGGTGCTCACCGCCGGCTCGAATCCCGAGCGGGAGGTGGAGGAGTTGCGCCTGGAAGTCTTCAGTCCGCCCTATCTGTTTCGCGGGCCGCGACCGGTAATCGAGAGCGCCCCGCAGTCGTGGAACTACGGCAGTACCGTGGAGATCAAGACGCCGCAGGCAACCGACATCCGGTGGATCAGCCTCATTCGCCCGGGGGCGCCTACCCACGCTTTTGACATGGACCAAAGGCTGGTGGATGTGCCGTTTACCCTCAGTACCAGCGGCGGCGGCCTGACGGCGACGATTCCGAGTGAACCGAACCTGGCACCCCCCGGCTGGTACATGCTTTTTATCACCGACAACGACAGAGTGCCGTCGGTGGCGGCTTGGGTGCAGCTCAAACCTTCTACTTCCCCCACCACCTACGGCCTGCAGTCGAGTACTTCGCCCAGCCGCACTAGCCCGACCCCTCTGCAGGGCAAGACCGTCAGCGGCAACCTCTACGTGTTTCTCACCCCCGAAAGCGGCGTCACCCAGGTGCGCTTCTTCCTGGACAACCCGTCGGGCAGCGGCACGCCGACCCAGGTCGAAAATGCCGCCCCCTACGACTTCAAAGGCGGCAGTGCGACCCAGGCCAACCCCTTCGACACCAAGACCATCAGCGACGGACAGCACACGATCACCGCTTCGATCAGCCTCTCTGCCGGCGGGACGCAAACCGTCAGCTCCACCTTCACCGTCGCCAACAGCGGCCCACCTCCGAGTACTTTCAGCCTGCAGTCGAGTACTTCGCCCAGCCGCACTAGCCCGACCCCTCTGCAGGGCAAGACCGTCAGCGGCAACCTCTACGTGTTTCTCACCCCCGAAAGCGGCGTCACCCAGGTGCGCTTCTTCCTGGACAACCCGTCGGGCAGCGGCACGCCGACCCAGGTCGAAAATGCCGCCCCCTACGACTTCAAAGGCGGGACCACGACCGCGGCCAGACCCTTCGACACCAAAACGGTCAGCAACGGCTCCCACACGATCACCGCTTCGGTGACGCTCAGCAGCGGCACGATCCAGACCACCAGCGCGACTTTCACCGTCGCCAACTAA
- a CDS encoding superoxide dismutase family protein, with translation MQKMVHNALVARPGIRWQGFAVFAGIFGLLCLLLMAVPAIDADRWLQAKSELKNADGLPVGNASLTQLSDGVGVSVQVQGLLPGKYPIHFHSQGKCVAPDFRSSRGVFDTHSLGHKTRPDGQPVPPAGLLPALIVRAAGTGQLNALNTDVTLRGHKLHSLLRPGGSALVIHAAHSRQIIACGAVTRTPVSD, from the coding sequence ATGCAAAAAATGGTTCACAATGCCCTCGTCGCCAGGCCCGGGATACGATGGCAAGGTTTTGCCGTCTTTGCCGGGATTTTCGGATTACTTTGCTTGCTTTTGATGGCCGTTCCGGCTATCGACGCCGATCGGTGGCTACAGGCCAAAAGCGAGCTCAAGAATGCTGATGGCCTCCCTGTAGGCAACGCGTCATTGACCCAGCTGAGCGATGGGGTAGGGGTATCGGTCCAAGTGCAGGGCTTGCTGCCCGGCAAATACCCGATTCACTTTCACTCGCAGGGAAAATGCGTTGCACCGGATTTCAGGTCTTCGCGGGGTGTATTTGACACCCACTCCCTCGGGCACAAAACCCGTCCGGACGGCCAACCCGTTCCTCCCGCCGGTTTGCTGCCTGCTCTGATAGTTAGAGCGGCCGGTACCGGCCAGTTGAACGCCCTGAATACGGACGTGACCCTGCGGGGCCACAAGTTGCATTCTTTGCTCAGACCCGGAGGTTCTGCGCTGGTCATCCATGCAGCGCACTCCAGACAGATCATCGCCTGCGGAGCGGTCACCAGAACACCCGTTTCCGATTGA
- a CDS encoding IS982 family transposase → MPSLEALFCHVDDFCQRFEPLWQQQLLDDGLRHRRRPRRLCLSEILTILIAFHQSAYRHFKAFYTEMVCAYWRSAFPGLVSYARFVEWMPSTLMPLSAYLRHCFGPCTGISFIDSTPLAVCHVRRVHAHKVFVGLAAWGKSSVGWFYGFKLHLVVNERGELLAMSVTAGNTDDRKPVPELLKDLHGKVFGDRGYISSKLGRQLREELGMALITKLRRKMTNRLMVMTDKLLLRKRGIIEAINDQLKNISQIEHTRHRSEVNFLVNLVCGLIAYCHKPNKPSVASDADQLNA, encoded by the coding sequence ATGCCCAGTCTAGAAGCGCTCTTTTGCCATGTCGATGACTTCTGCCAACGCTTCGAACCGCTCTGGCAGCAACAATTGCTCGACGATGGCCTGCGACACAGGCGACGGCCACGCCGACTCTGCCTCAGCGAAATCCTGACGATTCTGATTGCTTTTCACCAATCCGCCTACCGCCACTTCAAGGCCTTCTACACCGAAATGGTCTGCGCTTACTGGCGAAGCGCTTTTCCTGGACTGGTCAGCTACGCGCGCTTCGTCGAGTGGATGCCCTCTACCCTTATGCCGCTCAGTGCCTACCTGCGCCACTGTTTTGGCCCCTGCACCGGCATCAGTTTTATCGATTCGACTCCACTTGCCGTCTGCCATGTGCGCCGCGTCCACGCCCACAAAGTCTTTGTCGGTCTGGCCGCCTGGGGCAAAAGCTCGGTGGGCTGGTTTTACGGCTTCAAGCTGCACTTGGTGGTCAATGAGCGCGGCGAATTGCTGGCGATGAGCGTGACGGCTGGGAACACTGACGATCGCAAGCCTGTGCCTGAACTGCTCAAAGACTTGCACGGCAAAGTGTTTGGCGACCGCGGCTACATCAGCAGCAAGCTTGGCAGGCAATTGCGCGAGGAGCTGGGCATGGCGCTGATCACCAAGTTGCGGCGCAAGATGACCAATCGGCTGATGGTGATGACGGACAAACTGCTGTTGCGCAAGCGCGGGATCATCGAAGCAATCAATGACCAGTTGAAGAACATTTCGCAGATAGAGCACACCCGCCATCGCAGCGAAGTGAATTTTTTGGTGAACCTGGTGTGTGGGTTGATTGCCTACTGCCACAAACCGAACAAGCCGTCGGTGGCGTCTGATGCCGACCAGCTCAATGCTTAA